The following are from one region of the Biomphalaria glabrata chromosome 4, xgBioGlab47.1, whole genome shotgun sequence genome:
- the LOC106053728 gene encoding chitin deacetylase 8-like yields the protein MVEVRYYVTLSVLSAMFVKIQGGPGECFNVTTSEGLRTLLHGEKACAPLNKGETGADLGLRYVTCNSGSVTVKACVPPFRFHAKKEQCAPPDIAKCSRRNYSLSRIASRRKTQTPLEGPCSPRNCNLPQCFCYGAEPSMAVADRPQFIMVTFDDAVSTWLYEQYYKPMFVDNKFQVFNPSGCPLRTAFFVSDKNTNYDKVLKLWQAGHEIVSHTINHELPPGHVDTDYPDMVAEIDGERQRVLKVLNNKALVESMKGFRSPFLKVAHDVQYDVLHDHNFLYDTSVTSMEMWFGKSPLWPCTLDFELGRCINPPCPTNSYPGLWEIIMNAWIADDGHPCSMVDSCLTYNYSTAKQSDWIKIFDDNFSLFYKTKVPMDYFTHGLMFDLSKTSFPALGNWLHRMRKDYSDVWIVTPQQVLQWMRNPLTNAEMKAQKWGC from the exons ATGGTAGAGGTCAGATATTACGTCACCCTCTCAGTACTTTCGGCAATGTTTGTAAAGATACAAGGCGGCCCAGGAGAATGTTTTAACGTTACCACTAGTGAGGGCCTCAGGACACTTCTACACGGGGAGAAAGCCTGCGCCCCTTTAAACAAGGGAGAGACCGGTGCTGACTTAGGACTTCGATATGTCACTTGTAACTCAGGATCTGTCACAGTCAAGGCGTGCGTACCGCCCTTTAG ATTCCACGCAAAGAAAGAGCAATGTGCGCCTCCCGACATTGCCAAGTGCAGTCGGAGAAACTATTCTCTGTCCCGAATAGCCTCCAGAAGGAAGACTCAAACACCACTAGAAGGACCTTGCTCTCCGAGAAACTGCAATCTCCCACAATGCTTCTGCTACGGAGCTGAGCCGAGCATGGCTGTGGCAGACCGGCCTCAGTTTATCATGGTCACCTTTGATGATGCCGTCAGTACTTGGCTGTACGAGCAATACTACAAGCCTATGTTTGTAGACAATAAGTTCCAAGTGTTCAATCCCTCGGGATGTCCGTTGAG AACTGCCTTCTTTGTCTCggacaaaaacacaaactacgACAAGGTTCTCAAGTTGTGGCAGGCTGGACACGAGATCGTCTCCCATACCATCAACCACGAGCTGCCACCTGGGCACGTGGACACTGACTACCCTGACATGGTAGCCGAG ATTGATGGTGAGCGTCAGAGGGTTCTCAAAGTGTTAAACAACAAGGCGCTGGTTGAGTCCATGAAAGGTTTCCGCTCCCCGTTTCTCAAGGTGGCCCATGATGTCCAGTACGACGTGCTCCACGATCACAACTTCCTGTACGACACATCAGTGACCAGCATGGAGATGTGGTTCGGCAAAAGTCCACTGTGGCCATGCACGCTGGACTTTGAGCTGGGAAG ATGTATCAATCCGCCATGTCCAACCAACAGTTATCCAGGCTTATGGGAGATAATCATGAATGCCTGGATTGCAGACGACGGTCACCCGTGCAGTATGGTTGATTCCTGCCTCACTTACAATTACAGTACAGCTAAACAATCGGATTGGATAAAAATATTTGA TGATAACTTCTCCTTGTTTTACAAGACAAAAGTGCCCATGGACTATTTCACTCACGGGTTGATGTTTGACCTATCCAAGACTTCATTTCCTGCACTGGGCAATTGGCTGCATCGAATGCGAAAGGACTACTCAGATGTGTGGATTGTCACCCCACAACAAGTGCTGCAGTGGATGAGAAACCCGTTGACCAACGCGGAGATGAAGGCTCAAAAATGGGGCTGCTAG
- the LOC106053718 gene encoding chitin deacetylase 7-like isoform X2: MDICYLGNATSLKGRTNIKGIHGSPILPSVTVWMGTLIHEVRTSGGVDQCYPNTRGEPEPLPTEDCNTYNCKLPDCFCHGGSPNISRSALPMFVAITFDDSINHDRYNSQFRPFFVDNDYNLYNPNGCGLKTTLFVSLDAGDISLVKTLWDAGNEIAGHTLAHSLPVGSSEDDYIPTIEAIDGMRKKLLEEIGDSQLVNSIIGFRAPYLRVAEETQYKVLKDLGFLYDSSLVSTSLYRTKKPIWPYTLNYRNTEGCDNWFCPEDSYSGFWEIPLNAWIGDDGFYCWMLDGCTVGQSKEVATVKQWFDYFQRNFEPFYETKTPMSFYTHANMFDFYPNAFPAFVQWLKHVTRSYKDVWFVTLQQLLFWMKSPMSHEQMLAKNWGC, encoded by the exons ATGGACATTTGCTATCTAGGAAATGCTACAAGTTTGAAGG GTCGAACCAACATCAAGGGAATTCACGGCTCTCCAATACTTCCATCTGTTACAGTCTGGATGGGTACCCTAATACACGAGGTACGAACTTCAGGTGGGGTGGACCAATGTTACCCTAATACACGAG GAGAACCAGAACCCCTTCCAACAGAGGACTGTAATACTTACAACTGCAAGCTTCCAGACTGCTTCTGCCATGGAGGCTCCCCAAACATTTCCAGGTCCGCTTTACCTATGTTCGTGGCCATCACCTTCGACGACTCAATCAACCATGACAGATATAACTCGCAGTTTCGACCATTTTTTGTAGACAACGATTACAACCTGTACAATCCCAACGGATGTGGTCTTAA AACaacactttttgtttctctgGACGCCGGGGACATTTCGCTAGTAAAGACTTTGTGGGATGCCGGGAATGAAATCGCAGGTCACACTCTTGCTCATTCGTTGCCTGTCGGATCAAGTGAAGATGACTACATACCCACAATTGAAGCG ATCGATGGTATGCGTAAGAAGCTGCTGGAAGAGATCGGGGATTCTCAACTGGTCAACTCCATCATTGGATTTCGCGCCCCGTATCTGCGTGTGGCAGAAGAAACTCAGTACAAAGTCCTGAAGGACCTCGGGTTTCTGTACGATTCTTCATTGGTCTCTACAAGTCTTTACAGAACAAAGAAGCCCATCTGGCCATACACTTTGAATTATAGGAATACAGAGgg GTGTGACAACTGGTTTTGCCCTGAAGATTCATATTCGGGTTTCTGGGAAATCCCGTTGAATGCTTGGATAGGTGACGATGGCTTCTACTGTTGGATGCTGGACGGGTGCACTGTTGGTCAGTCGAAAGAAGTTGCAACTGTTAAACAGTGGTTTGACTATTTTCA ACGTAACTTTGAGCCCTTCTACGAGACCAAGACGCCAATGTCTTTCTACACCCAcgccaacatgtttgatttttaCCCGAACGCGTTTCCCGCCTTCGTCCAGTGGCTGAAACATGTCACGCGCTCTTACAAGGACGTCTGGTTCGTCACCTTGCAGCAGCTTCTCTTCTGGATGAAGAGTCCAATGAGCCACGAGCAAATGTTGGCCAAGAACTGGGGATGTTAA
- the LOC106053718 gene encoding chitin deacetylase 7-like isoform X1 — protein MYYPDKFGFHFCAMSIITYCGQYLFIGNIVQSYIKLIVVLLMLVSTEVASNYDDCLRSSTSKGSQKLHHGQEECGSQTFKDSATDEGIPCVACVNGHLLSRKCYKFEGSNQHQGNSRLSNTSICYSLDGYPNTRGEPEPLPTEDCNTYNCKLPDCFCHGGSPNISRSALPMFVAITFDDSINHDRYNSQFRPFFVDNDYNLYNPNGCGLKTTLFVSLDAGDISLVKTLWDAGNEIAGHTLAHSLPVGSSEDDYIPTIEAIDGMRKKLLEEIGDSQLVNSIIGFRAPYLRVAEETQYKVLKDLGFLYDSSLVSTSLYRTKKPIWPYTLNYRNTEGCDNWFCPEDSYSGFWEIPLNAWIGDDGFYCWMLDGCTVGQSKEVATVKQWFDYFQRNFEPFYETKTPMSFYTHANMFDFYPNAFPAFVQWLKHVTRSYKDVWFVTLQQLLFWMKSPMSHEQMLAKNWGC, from the exons ATGT ACTATCCCGACAAGTTTGGATTCCACTTTTGTGCCATGAGCATCATCACATATTGTGGACAATATTTATTCATAG GAAACATTGTACAGAGCTACATTAAACTGATTGTCGTGTTACTAATGCTAGTGTCTACGGAGGTAGCTTCCAACTATGATGACTGTCTCAGAAGCTCAACAAGTAAGGGTTCTCAAAAGCTCCATCACGGGCAAGAGGAGTGTGGCTCTCAAACTTTCAAAGATAGTGCTACAGATGAAGGCATCCCTTGTGTAGCGTGTGTTAATGGACATTTGCTATCTAGGAAATGCTACAAGTTTGAAGG GTCGAACCAACATCAAGGGAATTCACGGCTCTCCAATACTTCCATCTGTTACAGTCTGGATGGGTACCCTAATACACGAG GAGAACCAGAACCCCTTCCAACAGAGGACTGTAATACTTACAACTGCAAGCTTCCAGACTGCTTCTGCCATGGAGGCTCCCCAAACATTTCCAGGTCCGCTTTACCTATGTTCGTGGCCATCACCTTCGACGACTCAATCAACCATGACAGATATAACTCGCAGTTTCGACCATTTTTTGTAGACAACGATTACAACCTGTACAATCCCAACGGATGTGGTCTTAA AACaacactttttgtttctctgGACGCCGGGGACATTTCGCTAGTAAAGACTTTGTGGGATGCCGGGAATGAAATCGCAGGTCACACTCTTGCTCATTCGTTGCCTGTCGGATCAAGTGAAGATGACTACATACCCACAATTGAAGCG ATCGATGGTATGCGTAAGAAGCTGCTGGAAGAGATCGGGGATTCTCAACTGGTCAACTCCATCATTGGATTTCGCGCCCCGTATCTGCGTGTGGCAGAAGAAACTCAGTACAAAGTCCTGAAGGACCTCGGGTTTCTGTACGATTCTTCATTGGTCTCTACAAGTCTTTACAGAACAAAGAAGCCCATCTGGCCATACACTTTGAATTATAGGAATACAGAGgg GTGTGACAACTGGTTTTGCCCTGAAGATTCATATTCGGGTTTCTGGGAAATCCCGTTGAATGCTTGGATAGGTGACGATGGCTTCTACTGTTGGATGCTGGACGGGTGCACTGTTGGTCAGTCGAAAGAAGTTGCAACTGTTAAACAGTGGTTTGACTATTTTCA ACGTAACTTTGAGCCCTTCTACGAGACCAAGACGCCAATGTCTTTCTACACCCAcgccaacatgtttgatttttaCCCGAACGCGTTTCCCGCCTTCGTCCAGTGGCTGAAACATGTCACGCGCTCTTACAAGGACGTCTGGTTCGTCACCTTGCAGCAGCTTCTCTTCTGGATGAAGAGTCCAATGAGCCACGAGCAAATGTTGGCCAAGAACTGGGGATGTTAA